The following are encoded together in the Oscarella lobularis chromosome 10, ooOscLobu1.1, whole genome shotgun sequence genome:
- the LOC136191924 gene encoding uncharacterized protein isoform X1, giving the protein MIPTLLLALTLAAFAQALNNGLGLVPPMGWNTWCTLGRCGRDYCDAKEVMSVADAMVENGMRNLGWKYINLDDCWADHRDANGTIVADPSRFPDGIAAVVKYVNSKGFKFGLYTDAGEYTCSTGGRHYKIPGSYGHYEQDAQTYASWGVEYVKMDWCNTKINGTKLDPKVQYAQMSKALNATGKPIFFNSCEWGVESPWEWMKMYANSWRSGDDHADNWKSTAGIIEHNAGLSKYAGPGGWNDPDFLMTGGEGCADDENKRCPGMTDVEYKTEFVMWCILAAPLLVATDVRNMTDIQKQALFNAELIAVNQDKMGTVHENRNLVRRRFFAGHQGDRLGFSNCSSKSDDCQIWAKNLTDNAVAVALFNAGDSTHNITFNFTLLPGWDSKSVHFRDLWEMKDVGSFQHSFTANDVPSHGVAVYKLTISA; this is encoded by the exons ATGATCCCAACTTTGCTGTTAGCCTTGACTCTCGCTGCATTCGCACAGGCTTTGAACAATGGT TTAGGCTTGGTTCCTCCCATGGGCTGGAATACGTGGTGCACGCTGGGGAG ATGCGGTCGCGATTATTGCGATGCTAAGGAGGTGATGAGCGTCGCCGATGCCATGGTCGAGAACGGCATGCGCAACTTGGGATGGAAGTACATTAATCTAGACG ACTGCTGGGCTGATCACAGGGACGCAAATGGAACAATCGTAGCTGATCCGAGCCGTTTTCCGGA TGGCATAGCAGCTGTAGTTAAATACGTTAATTCAAAAGGATTCAAATTCGGGCTG TACACAGATGCCGGCGAGTACACTTGCAGTACGGGAGGACGCCACTACAAAATTCCAGGGAGCTACG GACACTACGAACAAGACGCACAAACGTACGCCAGCTGGGGAGTTGAAT ATGTGAAGATGGACTGGTGCAACACAAAAATCAACGGAACTAAGCTTGATCCTAAAGTTCAGTATGCTCAAATG TCGAAGGCTTTGAACGCTACCGGTAAGCCGATTTTCTTTAATTCGTGCGAGTGGGGCGTGGAAAGCCCTTGGGAATGGATGAAAATGTACGCCAATTCGTGGCGTTCCGGCGACGACCACGCGGACAATTGGAAGTCGACAGCCGGCATTATAGAACACAACGCCGGACTTTCAAAATACGCCG GGCCTGGAGGATGGAACGACCCCGATTTTCTGATGACTGGCGGAGAG GGatgcgccgacgacgagaacaagCGATGTCCTGGAATGACGGACGTCGAATACAAAACCGAATTCGTCATGTGGTGCATACTGGCTGCCCCGCTTCTTGTTGCCACCGACGTTCGTAATATGACTGATATTCAAAAGCAG GCCCTGTTcaatgcagaacttattgCCGTGAATCAAGATAAAATGGGTACAGTACACGAGAATAGAAACCTTGTACGGAGACGTTTCTTCGCAGGTCACCAAGGAGATCGACTTGGCTTCTCAAATTGCAGTTCG AAATCAGACGACTGCCAAATTTGGGCGAAAAATTTGACAGACAACGCGGTGGCCGTTGCTCTGTTCAACGCA GGTGACAGCACTCACAACATAACATTTAATTTCACTCTCTTACCTGGATGGGACAGTAAATCGGTTCACTTCAGAGACCTGTGGGAGATGAAGGACGTCGGAAGCTTCCAGCACTC CTTCACAGCCAACGACGTCCCAAGCCACGGAGTAGCGGTCTACAAGCTGACAATATCagcgtga
- the LOC136191924 gene encoding uncharacterized protein isoform X2: protein MIPTLLLALTLAAFAQALNNGLGLVPPMGWNTWCTLGRCGRDYCDAKEVMSVADAMVENGMRNLGWKYINLDDCWADHRDANGTIVADPSRFPDGIAAVVKYVNSKGFKFGLYTDAGEYTCSTGGRHYKIPGSYGHYEQDAQTYASWGVEYVKMDWCNTKINGTKLDPKVQYAQMSKALNATGKPIFFNSCEWGVESPWEWMKMYANSWRSGDDHADNWKSTAGIIEHNAGLSKYAGPGGWNDPDFLMTGGEGCADDENKRCPGMTDVEYKTEFVMWCILAAPLLVATDVRNMTDIQKQALFNAELIAVNQDKMGHQGDRLGFSNCSSKSDDCQIWAKNLTDNAVAVALFNAGDSTHNITFNFTLLPGWDSKSVHFRDLWEMKDVGSFQHSFTANDVPSHGVAVYKLTISA, encoded by the exons ATGATCCCAACTTTGCTGTTAGCCTTGACTCTCGCTGCATTCGCACAGGCTTTGAACAATGGT TTAGGCTTGGTTCCTCCCATGGGCTGGAATACGTGGTGCACGCTGGGGAG ATGCGGTCGCGATTATTGCGATGCTAAGGAGGTGATGAGCGTCGCCGATGCCATGGTCGAGAACGGCATGCGCAACTTGGGATGGAAGTACATTAATCTAGACG ACTGCTGGGCTGATCACAGGGACGCAAATGGAACAATCGTAGCTGATCCGAGCCGTTTTCCGGA TGGCATAGCAGCTGTAGTTAAATACGTTAATTCAAAAGGATTCAAATTCGGGCTG TACACAGATGCCGGCGAGTACACTTGCAGTACGGGAGGACGCCACTACAAAATTCCAGGGAGCTACG GACACTACGAACAAGACGCACAAACGTACGCCAGCTGGGGAGTTGAAT ATGTGAAGATGGACTGGTGCAACACAAAAATCAACGGAACTAAGCTTGATCCTAAAGTTCAGTATGCTCAAATG TCGAAGGCTTTGAACGCTACCGGTAAGCCGATTTTCTTTAATTCGTGCGAGTGGGGCGTGGAAAGCCCTTGGGAATGGATGAAAATGTACGCCAATTCGTGGCGTTCCGGCGACGACCACGCGGACAATTGGAAGTCGACAGCCGGCATTATAGAACACAACGCCGGACTTTCAAAATACGCCG GGCCTGGAGGATGGAACGACCCCGATTTTCTGATGACTGGCGGAGAG GGatgcgccgacgacgagaacaagCGATGTCCTGGAATGACGGACGTCGAATACAAAACCGAATTCGTCATGTGGTGCATACTGGCTGCCCCGCTTCTTGTTGCCACCGACGTTCGTAATATGACTGATATTCAAAAGCAG GCCCTGTTcaatgcagaacttattgCCGTGAATCAAGATAAAATGG GTCACCAAGGAGATCGACTTGGCTTCTCAAATTGCAGTTCG AAATCAGACGACTGCCAAATTTGGGCGAAAAATTTGACAGACAACGCGGTGGCCGTTGCTCTGTTCAACGCA GGTGACAGCACTCACAACATAACATTTAATTTCACTCTCTTACCTGGATGGGACAGTAAATCGGTTCACTTCAGAGACCTGTGGGAGATGAAGGACGTCGGAAGCTTCCAGCACTC CTTCACAGCCAACGACGTCCCAAGCCACGGAGTAGCGGTCTACAAGCTGACAATATCagcgtga
- the LOC136191919 gene encoding sialate O-acetylesterase-like, which translates to MKCSWSIFLLLALLQQTFLCRADITMSSIFSNGAILQTTDDDGHAPVIFGTANSEATMIITVSGGKGNVFKQTFHADGQGQWNWYVSLPNTSSAKPGPYSIGIEEYTANGTIYIDSAGFGDVYFGDVYFCSGQSNMVYNVKGTTNAAEELARANYTNVRLFKAPGTRVSLLDNADTAGSSPWMPCNNETVASFSAVCYLAAENIMKMHTKDRYIGLIESAVGGTGVQLWATNKTDHTCGQSSSQLSSNYKPASLYETMILPYLPYTVRAAIWYQGEANADECCPIGRSDYTCYLEHMMRDWRAVWGYDVPFVVIQLHTWGYLPCDAETPVISQPQAGIRLAEWDVWRQNSNDTFLVTAADQGGSLHPPYKSEVARRVALALIANVFKQNVTWLGPSIVNGTANHTTSTNGKRQFEVDLILKNGEGLKLVKTRACNGTKPDTCTRYCCNNGAPGLFILEGYDWSSTYSAHMYNLAVTSVADNRLHLSMLTNDTYDGKAHLARLLYAVGSQPTCSVVNGDGIAMATQGPIYLALR; encoded by the coding sequence ATGAAATGCTCCTGGAGCATTTTCTTGCTTTTGGCTCTATTGCAGCAAACTTTCCTCTGCAGAGCCGACATAACAATGAGCTCAATTTTCTCCAACGGAGCAATTCTCCAAACGACGGATGACGACGGCCACGCGCCGGTCATCTTCGGTACGGCCAACTCTGAAGCCACGATGATCATCACAGTCTCCGGTGGCAAAGGAAACGTGTTCAAACAAACCTTCCACGCCGACGGCCAAGGCCAGTGGAACTGGTACGTTTCTCTCCCAAACACGTCCAGTGCCAAACCGGGTCCATACTCTATCGGCATCGAGGAATACACTGCAAACGGTACCATTTACATTGATTCGGCGGGATTCGGCGACGTCTACTTTGGCGACGTTTACTTTTGCAGCGGTCAATCCAACATGGTATACAACGTTAAAGGAACGACGAACGCAGCCGAAGAACTCGCTCGAGCCAATTATACAAACGTGCGACTCTTCAAAGCGCCAGGCACGAgagtttctcttctcgaCAACGCAGACACTGCCGGCAGCTCTCCGTGGATGCCATGCAACAACGAAACGGTGGCTTCTTTTTCGGCAGTCTGCTATTTGGCCGCCGAAAATATCATGAAGATGCACACAAAAGACAGATACATCGGTCTCATTGAATCGGCGGTCGGTGGCACGGGAGTCCAATTGTGGGCGACAAACAAAACAGATCACACGTGTGggcaatcgtcgtcgcaattgTCTTCGAATTACAAGCCGGCTTCACTTTACGAAACCATGATTCTTCCCTATTTACCGTACACCGTTCGAGCCGCTATCTGGTATCAAGGCGAGGCGAATGCCGACGAGTGCTGCCCCATTGGTCGATCCGACTACACGTGCTATCTGGAGCACATGATGCGCGATTGGCGCGCCGTGTGGGGCTACGACGTACCGTTCGTTGTCATTCAGCTTCACACGTGGGGATACCTGCCTTGCGATGCCGAAACGCCGGTCATCAGTCAGCCCCAGGCGGGAATACGGCTCGCCGAGTGGGACGTCTGGAGACAGAATTCAAACGACACGTTTCTCGTCACGGCTGCAGATCAAGGAGGCTCGCTTCATCCGCCGTATAAATCCGAAGTCGCTCGGCGCGTGGCCTTGGCTTTGATTGCCAACGTATTCAAACAGAACGTTACTTGGTTGGGTCCGAGTATTGTCAACGGAACGGCGAAtcatacgacgtcgacgaacggcaAACGACAGTTCGAAGTCGATCTGATCTTGAAAAACGGCGAAGGACTAAAGCTCGTCAAAACCAGAGCGTGCAACGGAACAAAGCCGGATACGTGCACGAGATACTGCTGCAATAACGGTGCTCCCGGTCTCTTCATTCTCGAGGGCTACGATTGGTCGTCGACTTACAGCGCTCACATGTATAATCTCGCCGTGACGAGCGTTGCAGACAATCGTCTTCATCTGTCCATGTTGACGAATGACACGTATGACGGAAAGGCTCACCTTGCGCGCCTCCTCTATGCCGTCGGTTCGCAGCCGACTTGTTCTGTTGTTAACGGCGACGGCATAGCTATGGCAACACAAGGACCAATTTATCTGGCTCTCCGTTAA
- the LOC136191912 gene encoding protein transport protein Sec24D-like — MYNGQRQPWNPTQPPQPGYGGPPSAIAPPSGPKAAQEFYGRGPPTQVPAYRPPGPQSVPYQQQTGPPPPAPVQRYESQGPGPYQQGPPQEFSQHQQGMNEATASMGQMRISQQQVPPGGGQLMMPTGEGLSQPRTTYPQQQKQYPGPPPPLAQQQNQPPQRPLQPSYPGHYQQQPPPTQFPGQQQQTQFPPTGPMPPNPNVPPTSTIGQPPPPTQRYSGPPVSSFPQAGLAGPPQFAPGRQLSQERPGPGSMPMGPGMMNPGNRQPPQQMQRPGGPGMPMAGPGMGGPPSPASPRAFQQPQAATPSLENMPSAIAYYEADAENRGSLPYVTNDRTLPPLITTNYKVVDNGNCSPRFMRPTLYVAPCSNDQLNISKIPFAVVIQPFATVPDDEKTIRLVDHGPNGPIRSRRGRAYINPFVQFVDGGRQYVDRFDGFTNEVPPEYFCHLDHQGRRADLLERPELCYGSVEFVATEEYCKEKKMPLPPAYLFLIDVSYNSVRSGLLSLWASTMMTLLNDLPKEEGQDASTIQVGFITYSKAIHFYNVKASLAQPQMLILSDIEDVFMPLLEGFTVNVEEARTVIESLLQQLPEMYANSTETESVLGPAVRAGFEALKAAGRPGKLFVFHSAFPSYEGPGKLKNREEKKLLGTDKEKTQYAHQSPYYRKVAEECVGAGVSVDLFLFPNCYMDIATIGTLTSTTGGRLYKYNYFRAAVDGDRFVEDLTYRLQEPVAFDAVVRVRCSPGIRAVDVFGSFFMNNSTDIQLAAVDPRTSIAVDIKHDDKLDEKDGAYIQAAMLYTSLSGQRRIRVHNLSLSCSPQLADLYRNAEIHSLLNFFAKKAVHLMLSTPYKTIRERLTDQCAEILACYRKHCAAPSNAGQLILPECMKLLPLYANCLLKHEALRGAGDMSVDMKSWLMQLISSSNLASCLALLYPRLFPLHDVEPNQADLPRLLRCSYMFLRSQGVYLLENGINAFIWVGQDVRAEFLQQVFGAPSFHHLEAEKLTTLPSLGNPLSHQIRGIIDRVRKQRQTAMKIMVIKQKDKLEGWFRGFLVEDKGTDGSPSYVDYLCHLHREIRELLN, encoded by the exons ATGTACAACGGCCAAAGACAGCCATGGAATCCGACCCAGCCGCCTCAACCGGGCTACGGCGGACCACCGAGTGCTATAGCACCTCCTTCTGGCCCCAAAGCAGCCCAAGAATTCTACGGACGTGGGCCTCCGACCCAAGTTCCGGCGTATAGGCCTCCCGGACCCCAATCGGTCCCCTATCAGCAGCAAACGGGTCCTCCACCGCCGGCTCCCGTACAAAGGTACGAGAGTCAAGGCCCGGGACCCTATCAACAAGGACCACCGCAGGAATTCAGTCAACATCAGCAGGGAATGAACGAG GCAACGGCCTCAATGGGGCAGATGAGAATCAGTCAGCAGCAAGTCCCACCGGGTGGTGGCCAACTG ATGATGCCAACTGGCGAGGGATTGTCGCAGCCACGAACGACTTATCCTCAACAGCAGAAACAGTATCCAGGACCGCCACCACCACTAGCACAACAACAGAACCAGCCTCCTCAAAGACCATTGCAGCCTTCTTATCCCGGTCACTATCAGCAGCAACCACCTCCGACTCAATTTCCTGGACAGCAACAACAGACTCAATTTCCTCCTACTGGCCCAATGCCTCCGAATCCAAACGTTCCTCCTACGTCTACAATAGGAcagcctcctcctcctactCAAAGATATTCTGGTCCTCCTGTTTCCAGTTTTCCTCAAGCGGGACTTGCTGGACCGCCGCAGTTTGCTCCAGGACGTCAACTGTCTCAAGAAAGACCTGGCCCGGGATCTATGCCAATGGGGCCGGGTATGATGAATCCAGGAAACCGTCAACCCCCGCAGCAAATGCAGCGGCCAGGAGGTCCGGGAATGCCAATGGCTGGACCAGGAATGGGAGGGCCTCCTTCGCCGGCCTCTCCGAGGGCGTTTCAGCAACCGCAAGCGGCGACGCCAAGCTTGGAAAACATGCCCAGCGCT ATCGCTTACTACGAGGCCGATGCTGAAAACCGCGGATCGCTACCGTACGTGACGAACGACCGAACGCTGCCACCGCTGATAACAACGAATTACAAAGTTGTCGACAACG GCAATTGCAGTCCAAGATTCATGCGTCCGACGCTTTACGTGGCTCCCTGTTCTAACGATCAATTGAACATCAGCAAAATTCCTTTTGCCGTTGTGATTCAACCGTTCGCGACCGTTCCAGATGACGAA AAAACGATCCGTCTCGTGGATCACGGTCCCAATGGTCCGATACGATCTCGACGAGGCCGCGCCTACATCAATCCGTTCGTGCAGTTTGTCGACGGGGGTAGACAGTACGTAGATCGATTTGATGGCTTCACAAATGAAG TGCCGCCCGAGTATTTCTGTCACTTGGATCATCAAGGACGGAGAGCAGATCTGCTGGAAAGGCCGGAGCTTTGCTACGGTTCAGTTGAGTTTGTTGCTACAGAGGAGTATTGCAAA gagaagaaaatgccGCTTCCTCCCGCTTATTTGTTTCTGATTGACGTCAGTTACAATAGCGTTCGATCAGGCCTATTATCGTTGTGGGCttcgacgatgatgacgctTCTGAACGATTTGCCCAAGGAGGAAGGCCAAGACGCGTCGACTATTCAAGTCGGATTTATCACGTATAGCAAAGCTATTCATTTCTACAACGTCAAG GCTTCTCTAGCACAACCTCAGATGTTGATTCTCTCTGACATAGAAGACGTCTTTATGCCTCTGTTGGAAGGATTCACGGTGAACGTCGAAGAAGCAAGAACGGTTATAGAAAG CTTGCTCCAGCAGCTTCCGGAAATGTACGCCAATTCTACGGAGACGGAATCTGTGCTTGGTCCCGCAGTTCGAGCGGGATTCGAAGCTCTCAAA GCTGCTGGCCGTCCTGGAAAGCTCTTTGTTTTTCACTCGGCTTTTCCGTCGTACGAGGGTCCCGGAAAGCTCAAAaacagagaagagaaaaagctgCTTGGAACGGACAAGGAAAAG ACTCAGTACGCTCATCAGTCGCCGTACTACAGAAAAGTGGCCGAAGAGTGTGTCGGAGCGGGCGTGTCTGTagatttatttctctttcccaATTGCTATATGGATATCGCGACAATTGGGACGTTGACGTCCACTACGGGAGGCCGACTCTACAAGTACAACTATTTTCGA GCTGCTGTGGATGGTGATCGTTTTGTTGAAGATCTCACGTATCGTTTGCAAGAGCCTGTCGCTTTCGACGCTGTTGTGAGAGTTCGCTGCAGCCCAG gcatACGAGCCGTTGACGTCTTCGGAAGTTTCTTCATGAATAATAGTACGGATATCCAATTAGCAGCCGTCGATCCTCGCACG TCTATCGCTGTTGACATTAAACACGACGACAAACtggacgaaaaagacggGGCCTACATTCAG GCCGCTATGCTGTACACGTCGTTGTCGGGACAGAGGCGAATTCGCGTTCATAATCTATCTCTGTCCTGCTCTCCTCAATTAGCGGATCTGTATCGCAACGCGGAAATTCACTCTCTCCTTAAtttctttgcaaagaaaG cTGTTCACCTAATGCTCTCCACTCCTTACAAGACAATTCGCGAACGCCTCACGGATCAGTGCGCCGAAATATTGGCTTGCTATCGCAAGCATTGCGCCGCGCCATCGAACGCTGGCCAA TTGATTCTTCCTGAGTGCATGAAATTGCTGCCTCTCTACGCCAACTGCCTCTTGAAACACGAAGCTTTGCGTGGAG CTGGTGACATGAGTGTCGACATGAAGTCGTGGCTTATGCAACTCATATCCTCGTCTAATTTGGCTTCTTGCTTGGCTCTCCTGTATCCTAGGCTGTTTCCCTTG caCGACGTTGAACCGAATCAAGCGGACTTGCCGCGCCTTCTTCGTTGCTCGTATATGTTTTTGCGAAGTCAAGGGGTCTATCTGCTGG AAAATGGAATCAATGCCTTTATCTGGGTGGGCCAAGATGTTCGAGCCGAGTTTTTGCAGCAAGTTTTTGGAGCTCCTTCTTTTCATCATTTAGAAGCTGAGAAATTG ACGACTTTGCCATCTCTTGGCAATCCCCTATCGCACCAGATTCGTGGTATCATTGACAGAGTCAGAAAACAGAGGCAGACAGCTATGAAG ATAATGGTGATCAAGCAGAAGGATAAACTTGAAGGATGGTTCAGAGGATTTTTGGTGGAGGATAAGGGCACAGATGGCAGCCCATCTTATGTTGACTATTTGTGCCATCTTCACAGGGAAATCAGAGAACTGCTAAATTAG